GAGAGCATCGCCCTGCTCAAGGAGCGCATGGCCGGGGAGGGCTGACGGCGGCGATCGTGCGCCGGGGGGGAGGGGTCGGTTGAGGGTAATCTTTCGCTTCCCCTCCGCGGGAGCGGGAGTTCGGGGCTGGTGGGGGCGGAGGTCCGCAGGCGTGATGTCACCGACCCCGGGGAGGGTTTCGGCTGGAACGTTAAGGCTGCAAAACGTGCGGAGGTCCGTGGGCGTGATGTCACCAACCCCGGATGCATGGAGAGTCGAGGGCCGAGGCGGTCCCAGGGCGATGCCCGTTCCCTTGAATTCCCGGTCGCGGGGGGGGACCGCGCGGAAGCGGGCGGCGGCGCGGGGAACGGGCCTTGGGGCCGAGAGGACGGCCGGGAATCGGAGCGCGTCGGTTACATGTTTGTGCCGTTGGCCATGCGGGATAAGGATGGAGAGGGGAAGAGGAAGATGAAGTCAGGACATGACGGTTCTACGGAGGCGGCGGCGGGGTTCTTGGCCTCTGTGCTGGAGGGCGAGAGGCTTCCCCTCCCGAAGAAAGCGGTTGTCCTGGGAAGCGGCCAGGGGGAAGCGGTGCCCGCCGCGGCACGGGCAGTGGAGGTGGCCTTCGAGGAGATACCGGGGTGGCCGCGCGCGGGGGTTCCCGGTCACGCGGGGACTGTTCTCCTGGGAGAGTACGGGGAAAGGGGCGTCCTCTTCCAGAAGGGCAGGCTCCACTATTACGAGGGCCTGGCCATGGATGAGGTGGCCTTCCCGGTGCGCGTGATGGCCTCCCTCGGGGTGCGGAGGCTGCTGCTGTGCAACGCGGCGGGAGCCCTGAACCCGGCCTTCGAGCGCGGTTTCCTGATGCTGGTCCGGGATCACGTGAACCTCATGGGGGTGAATCCCCTGCGTGGCGTGCGGGACGCCGCCGGCACCCCGGCCTTCGTCGATCTCTCCGACCTGTACGACGCGGGGTGCGGCGACTTCCTGCTCGGGAAAGCGCAGGCCGAGGGCTGGCCGCTGGTGGAGGGGGTGCTGGTGGCGGTTTCCGGGCCCTCCTACGAGACGGGAGCGGAGCTGCGCTTCCTGCGCCTCATAGGCGGAGACGCGGTGTCCATGAGCCTGGTCCCCGAGGCCCTTTACGCCCGCTACCTGGGAATGAAGGTGAACGGCGTGAGCGTGATAACCAACACCTGGGACCTGCGCAGGCCCCAACCCGTCTCCCACGAGGAGGTGCTGCGGACGGCATCCATGTCCGCCCCCGTTCTCAGGAGCCTTATCCAGTCCTGGCTGGAATACGAAACGTCGACGTGAGATGGTGACCTCCAGTTTCCCCTGCTCGTCCCTCCCCGAGCCGTGTCCCGGCCGTCCCGCGGCGAACCGCTCCCGGCTTACCGGCACGCGTCGTTCCCACGCCCCCTAAACATTGGTAAATAATGGTATGGCAATATCCATCACCAAGGCATCGGGATGCCTTGCGTTTCGGTGCGCGCTTTCCGGATTAAAGGTTGAGAGGCCGCCCTGTCAAACCTGTACACATCCGGTGTAAGGGCGGGAAGTAAGGTCTCTGATGCCGTACCTTCAAGTAGGCGCTCTTGGGATTGCCTTTCCTTGACACCGGGAGGGGCGGCCTCTATCATTATAGTTTGTCGTGCTGTGAAAAAGTGACGAGGCGACGCGGTATGATGAAGACCTACAGCACCAAGAAGGCGGACATACAGCGCCGGTGGTACCTGGTGGACGCCCAGGGCATGGTCCTGGGGAGGCTGGCCTCCGAGGTGGCCAAGATCCTCAAGGGCAAGAACAAGACCATCTACGTTCCCCATATGGACGTGGGCGACCACGTGGTGGTGGTCAACGCGGACAAGGTGGTCCTCACCGGCGACAAGTTGGACAAGAAGAAGTACTACCGGCATTCCGGTTACCCGGGAGGTCTGCGGGAGTTCACCTACCGCACCCTCATGCGGGACAAGCCGGAGCTGGTGGTGGAGAAGGCGGTGCGGGGGATGCTCCCCAAGAACCGCCTAGGCCGGGCCATGATCCGGAAGCTGCACGTGTACGCCGGACCGGATCACCCCCACCAGGCCCAGAAGCCGGAAAAGATCTCTTTGGGCGCTTGAGCATGGGAAGGCAGGTGTGACCTTTGCCGCAGCATCTGGGTTACGGAACGGGCAGGAGGAAGGAGGCCGTGGCCAGGGTATGGCTGTACCCCGGCGAGGGCGAATTCGTCATCAACGGCAGGAGCCTGGAGGAATATTTTCCCCGTCAGACCCTGCGGGACCAGATCATGCAGGCCCTGGTGGCCGCGGGTAGCGTGGGACGCTACAAGGTGGTGGCCACCATCCGGGGAGGGGGCATTTCCGGTCAGGCCGGGGCCCTCCGCCACGGCATAGCCCGCGCCCTGGTGGACTGCGACGAGACCCTCCGTTCCGAGCTGAAGAAGGCCGGACTCTTGCGCCGCGACCCCCGCATGAAGGAGCGCAAGAAGTACGGCCTCAAGAAAGCGCGCAAGCGACCCCAGTTCTCCAAGCGCTGACCTCCCGGATTCAGAGAGTATTCCCATTTCTTGGAGAGGCTATACCGCCCTGTGCAGCTTCATGTTTGTTCCATCACCAAGAGCCTCGGCGCGAAACCGGGTGCCAGGACCACGCTTGCCTTGAAGGCCGGAAAGTCAGGGTGCTATAGTCCTTT
The sequence above is drawn from the Actinomycetota bacterium genome and encodes:
- a CDS encoding purine-nucleoside phosphorylase: MKSGHDGSTEAAAGFLASVLEGERLPLPKKAVVLGSGQGEAVPAAARAVEVAFEEIPGWPRAGVPGHAGTVLLGEYGERGVLFQKGRLHYYEGLAMDEVAFPVRVMASLGVRRLLLCNAAGALNPAFERGFLMLVRDHVNLMGVNPLRGVRDAAGTPAFVDLSDLYDAGCGDFLLGKAQAEGWPLVEGVLVAVSGPSYETGAELRFLRLIGGDAVSMSLVPEALYARYLGMKVNGVSVITNTWDLRRPQPVSHEEVLRTASMSAPVLRSLIQSWLEYETST
- the rplM gene encoding 50S ribosomal protein L13 yields the protein MMKTYSTKKADIQRRWYLVDAQGMVLGRLASEVAKILKGKNKTIYVPHMDVGDHVVVVNADKVVLTGDKLDKKKYYRHSGYPGGLREFTYRTLMRDKPELVVEKAVRGMLPKNRLGRAMIRKLHVYAGPDHPHQAQKPEKISLGA
- the rpsI gene encoding 30S ribosomal protein S9; its protein translation is MPQHLGYGTGRRKEAVARVWLYPGEGEFVINGRSLEEYFPRQTLRDQIMQALVAAGSVGRYKVVATIRGGGISGQAGALRHGIARALVDCDETLRSELKKAGLLRRDPRMKERKKYGLKKARKRPQFSKR